From the Lolium rigidum isolate FL_2022 chromosome 2, APGP_CSIRO_Lrig_0.1, whole genome shotgun sequence genome, one window contains:
- the LOC124689790 gene encoding uncharacterized protein LOC124689790 yields the protein MGGGAEDERQILVHRRHELTSLPIPDELTLDIFLRLPIPADLVRASAACVSFRRLIADRSFLRRFRNLHAPPLLGFLEQDTKVFHPVASPHPSAPEARAAALAADFSFSFLPGPARDWLVKDMRDGRVLLDRPPEHDIDNRYKVVFSELVVCDPLHRRYILLPLIPAHLATTVEHPIRSAAHNHRCCETFLSVIWMAQCRTKLVAFVFSSSTGQWCAISSQSWSDLFAGLPSSIRWPLFFGRHCAYGCFYWVNSSMEKLLVLDTRRMEFSISEPPHEIKGLLNEDIAIVEAGEGRPGMFVGPENTNHLNYYVRRNNGGSSSHWRFVKTVPLDFECLLMDSRGRHLFLFKCESSSLDVGLLSLDADIPS from the exons atgggcggcggcgctgAGGATGAGCGCCAGATACTCGTCCACCGACGCCATGAGCTGACCTCCCTGCCCATCCCCGACGAGCTCACGCTGGACATCTTCCTCCGCCTGCCCATCCCAGCCGACCTCGTCCGCGCCTCCGCCGCCTGCGTCTCCTTCCGCCGCCTCATCGCCGACCGCtccttcctccgccgcttccgcaacCTCCACGCCCCGCCCCTTCTCGGCTTCCTCGAGCAGGACACCAAAGTCTTCCACCCCGTGGCCTCGCCTCACCCCTCCGCGCCGgaagcccgcgccgccgccctcgccgccgacTTCTCATTTTCCTTCCTCCCTGGCCCCGCCAGGGACTGGCTCGTCAAGGACATGCGCGACGGCCGCGTCCTCCTCGACAGACCCCCTGAGCACGACATCGATAATAGATACAAAGTCGTCTTCTCAGAGCTGGTGGTGTGCGACCCCTTGCACCGACGGTATATCCTTCTTCCTCTAATCCCTGCCCACCTAGCCACTACGGTGGAGCACCCAATCAGGTCAGCAGCACACAATCACCGTTGCTGCGAGACCTTTC TCAGCGTGATATGGATGGCGCAGTGCAGAACTAAGCTGGTCGCCTTTGTCTTCTCTTCCAGCACCGGGCAATGGTGTGCCATTTCGTCACAAAGTTGGAGTGATTTGTTTGCTGGCTTGCCATCGTCAATAAGGTGGCCTCTCTTCTTTGGGCGCCATTGTGCATATGGGTGCTTCTATTGGGTGAACTCATCGATGGAGAAGTTACTGGTGCTTGACACCCGAAGGATGGAGTTCTCCATAAGTGAACCCCCACACGAAATCAAAGGTTTGCTTAATGAGGATATAGCCATTGTGGAGGCAGGGGAAGGCAGGCCCGGGATGTTTGTGGGTCCTGAAAACACAAATCACCTCAACTATTATGTTAGGCGGAACAATGGTGGGAGTTCTAGCCACTGGCGATTTGTGAAGACTGTCCCACTGGATTTTGAGTGTTTGTTGATGGATTCGAGGGGGAGGCACTTGTTCCTATTTAAGTGCGAAAGCTCATCGCTCGATGTAGGCCTTTTATCGCTGGATGCCGACATTCCATCTTGA
- the LOC124686547 gene encoding disease resistance protein RGA5-like: MGMEFATGAMGALLPKLGMLLQEEYHLKKRVKQGIEDLKAELESMQTVLVKVSSVPLDQLDPLVKIWANEVRELSYAIEDSLDSFMVWFEGLEPTKPRVSFVGFIKCTRNKITEFKIRHKIANDIRDIESNVRKVKERYDRYKFHDIASDHATTTVVDPRLSAMYNKASDLVGIDKPIDELMKRLFEGSDVPERKLKTVSIVGFGGLGKTTLAKALYDKLNKKFDCGVFVPVGQNPDMKKVLGDILHELGLQTYNVSSAMDVRQLINQVQKFLADKRYLIVIDDIWDVQTWGTIKYALVDSNLESRVITTTRIYEVAKKAGAVYNMKPLSDDDSKKLFSFRIFGDQGTSHNNQFTHVSDKILRKCGGVPLAVITIASLLVGKRREDWSKVYESIGFGSEENEVIQNTRKILSFSYYDLPSRLKTCLSYLSMLPEDIWINKNTLIWRWVAEGFVPDKQEIGLFEQGERYFNDLINRSMIRWIEPCHRVNVVRCRVHDMVLDLIRTLSSEVNFITIHDAEHHKTCLSSNSVRRLALHKGVIGHIPKMEMGHMRSFNASMCRDSRMPPLSRFKVLRVLILTECDFSGGVSRLEHVGKLVQLRYLGLFGTPIAELPGEIGHNLKFLQALDVRETGLEELPPSVSELRNLLSLRASEGTRMLGEVGKLTSLEELRLFSVDKSPNFFIEMGKLTELRVLEIHFDEMNQSMHKALVCALSNLHKIQTLEMYCDSMDIEKWPRHGGWEDWTPEPYKLRELTLSGMLLPRRLSWLDSSCVSHLSYLLFAAQAVEERDLRILGSLPSLRFLCISSVDNCTPYTVLTSDEFQSLRYLITNIEIKCVEGALPMLHQLVCSASIGTEDVGLVPGSMPLLEKATYWLNCKNHNGEKVEEMEAAMRHAAGVHPNSPSLAIRRYNDQEASSKTNQEQVCRRMIIQSFKRVLHDGKDVLGNDEEPDDGGAQKIMHTREETTANKA; this comes from the exons ATGGGCATGGAGTTTGCCACCGGAGCGATGGGCGCCCTCCTACCCAAGCTGGGCATGCTGCTCCAGGAGGAGTATCACCTGAAGAAGCGTGTGAAGCAGGGGATCGAGGACCTCAAGGCCGAGCTTGAAAGCATGCAGACTGTCCTTGTGAAGGTGTCCAGCGTGCCATTGGACCAGCTTGATCCGTTGGTGAAGATTTGGGCCAACGAGGTCAGAGAGCTATCTTATGCCATCGAAGATAGCCTAGACTCCTTCATGGTGTGGTTCGAGGGTCTTGAGCCAACTAAACCCCGCGTCAGCTTCGTGGGCTTCATCAAGTGTACACGCAACAAGATCACTGAGTTCAAGATTCGCCACAAAATAGCCAATGACATAAGAGACATCGAGAGCAATGTTAGGAAGGTGAAGGAAAGGTACGATCGGTACAAGTTCCATGATATTGCTTCTGATCATGCCACAACCACGGTCGTCGACCCCCGTCTCTCGGCTATGTACAACAAGGCATCTGATCTTGTTGGCATTGACAAGCCAATTGATGAGCTAATGAAGAGGTTGTTTGAGGGAAGTGATGTGCCTGAGAGAAAGCTCAAGACTGTCTCCATTGTTGGATTCGGTGGGTTGGGCAAGACAACTCTCGCCAAAGCTCTGTATGACAAGCTTAACAAAAAATTCGACTGTGGAGTTTTTGTTCCAGTGGGACAGAATCCTGACATGAAAAAAGTTTTGGGGGACATCCTTCATGAACTTGGCCTGCAAACTTACAATGTTTCATCGGCGAtggatgtaaggcagctcatcaaCCAGGTGCAAAAATTCCTTGCAGATAAGAG GTACTTGATAGTCATTGATGACATATGGGATGTACAAACATGGGGAACAATTAAATATGCTTTGGTGGACAGTAACCTTGAAAGTAGAGTAATCACAACTACTCGGATTTATGAAGTTGCCAAGAAGGCTGGTGCTGTTTACAACATGAAACCGTTGTCTGATGATGACTCCAAAAAGTTATTCTCTTTCAGAATATTTGGTGATCAAGGTACAAGTCACAACAATCAGTTTACTCACGTATCTGATAAAATTTTAAGAAAATGTGGCGGTGTGCCGTTAGCTGTCATCACAATAGCTAGCTTGCTTGTTGGTAAACGCAGGGAGGACTGGTCTAAGGTTTATGAGTCTATTGGTTTTGGGAGTGAAGAAAATGAAGTTATACAGAATACAAGAAAGATATTATCTTTTAGCTATTATGATTTGCCTTCTCGTTTAAAGACTTGTTTATCGTATCTAAGTATGCTTCCAGAAGATATCTGGATCAACAAAAATACTTTGATATGGAGGTGGGTGGCCGAAGGTTTTGTCCCAGATAAACAAGAGATAGGGTTGTTTGAGCAGGGAGAGAGATATTTCAACGATCTTATAAATAGGAGCATGATCCGTTGGATAGAGCCATGCCATAGAGTAAATGTAGTCCGTTGTCGTGTTCATGATATGGTCCTTGATCTCATCCGCACCTTGTCGAGTGAAGTAAACTTTATCACAATACATGATGCGGAGCATCACAAGACATGTTTGTCAAGCAATAGTGTCCGGAGATTAGCTCTCCACAAAGGAGTTATCGGGCACATCCCAAAGATGGAAATGGGACATATGCGGTCATTTAATGCTAGCATGTGTCGTGACAGTAGGATGCCCCCGCTCTCGAGGTTTAAAGTATTGCGTGTACTCATTCTAACAGAATGTGATTTTTCTGGAGGAGTTTCTCGTCTTGAGCATGTCGGGAAGTTGGTTCAGCTGAGGTACTTAGGGTTGTTTGGCACACCTATTGCTGAGCTCCCGGGAGAAATAGGACATAATCTAAAGTTCTTGCAGGCATTGGATGTCAGGGAAACTGGGCTAGAAGAACTGCCACCGTCAGTTAGTGAGCTCAGGAATTTGTTGTCTTTGCGTGCTTCTGAAGGAACACGAATGTTGGGGGAGGTTGGCAAGCTAACCTCCCTAGAAGAGCTCCGGCTATTCTCAGTGGACAAGTCCCCAAACTTCTTCATAGAGATGGGGAAGCTAACAGAGTTGAGAGTGCTGGAGATCCACTTCGATGAAATGAACCAGAGCATGCACAAGGCTCTTGTTTGCGCCCTGAGTAACCTCCATAAAATTCAGACTCTAGAGATGTACTGTGACTCAATGGACATAGAGAAGTGGCCTCGCCATGGCGGCTGGGAAGACTGGACGCCAGAACCTTACAAGCTCCGTGAGCTCACCTTGTCTGGCATGCTATTACCGAGGCGGCTGTCGTGGTTGGACTCATCATGTGTCTCCCACCTCTCGTACCTCTTGTTCGCAGCTCAGGCTGTGGAGGAACGGGATCTGCGAATTCTCGGGAGTCTGCCATCGCTTCGCTTCCTCTGCATCTCGAGTGTGGACAACTGCACACCATACACTGTTCTTACAAGCGATGAGTTCCAGAGCTTGAGATACTTGATCACCAATATAGAGATCAAGTGTGTGGAGGGTGCACTGCCGATGCTTCATCAATTGGTATGCAGTGCCAGCATTGGAACGGAAGATGTCGGCTTGGTTCCAGGGAGCATGCCATTGCTGGAGAAAGCCACCTATTGGCTAAACTGTAAGAATCACAATGGTGAGAAGGTGGAGGAAATGGAGGCAGCTATGAGGCACGCCGCCGGCGTCCACCCCAACAGTCCCTCGCTAGCAATTCGAAGATACAATGACCAGGAGGCTTCAAGCAAAACAAACCAAGAACAAGTGTGCCGAAGGATGATTATTCAATCATTCAAGCGCGTGTTACATGATGGCAAAGATGTTTTGGGCAACGACGAAGAG CCGGATGACGGTGGCGCTCAAAAGATAATGCACACCAGAGAGGAGACAACAGCGAACAAAGCTTAA
- the LOC124686548 gene encoding uncharacterized protein LOC124686548 yields the protein MAAAMRLCGRALWRTRQPAIVSEQHRQLFPRRFARTRATTTEEQKDVAVRLEQIDEKKEELYNMIFDIVCKYKVPGKIGRENNLLLERLSVQVKPRPNDVYWRSCRRTEKTNRILTNVGAYSVGLVSPFGLHWLITEVCPRRKTWYEEWWDAVILGK from the exons atggcggcggcgatgaggcTCTGTGGCCGGGCGCTCTGGCGAACGCGGCAGCCGGCGATAGTCTCGGAGCAGCATCGACAGCTATTCCCAAGGCGATTCGCCAGAACTAGG GCCACTACTACTGAAGAGCAAAAAGACGTTGCGGTTCGCTTAGAACAGATCGACGAGAAGAAAGAGGAGCTTTACAACATGATTTTTGACATTGTGTGTAAATACAAGGTTCCTGGGAAGATAGGCCGAGAGAACAATTTGCTGCTCGAGCGACTCTCCGTGCAAGTAAAGCCCAGACCAAACGATGTCTACTG GCGCTCGTGTCGGAGAACAGAAAAAACCAACCGTATCTTGACCAATGTGGGGGCTTATTCTGTGGGTTTGGTGTCCCCGTTTGGTTTGCATTGGCTGATCACAGAGGTTTGCCCGAGAAGAAAAACTTGGTATGAGGAGTGGTGGGACGCCGTGATATTGGGAAAGTAG